In a genomic window of Brassica rapa cultivar Chiifu-401-42 chromosome A10, CAAS_Brap_v3.01, whole genome shotgun sequence:
- the LOC103847534 gene encoding paired amphipathic helix protein Sin3-like 2, whose product MLLESAGSAAKMGEELLTLIIEKKISLEEGSFRVEDHFTAQNLRCIERLYGDHGVDVKETIRKDPAAALPVILPRLKQKQDEWTKCREDLNLAWADVYEKYHYKSLDHRSFSFKQQDSKYLTPKALVSEIKDLKEKSQKESNVPHLEYEYLDRSIHEDLFKLVQFSCEEIFSNKEKMGKVLRLLNNLLELMLGVKTKHQGASTTSEEASKDVVTTRVFYVNDDFYVLFRLHRILYERISSAKTYCTGGCEMNGRNTKDTAASPHPYAR is encoded by the exons ATGCTGTTGGAATCTGCCGGTTCTGCAGCGAAAATGGGAGAAGAGTTGCTGACTCTTATCATTGAGAAGAAAATAAGTTTAGAGGAGGGCTCCTTCCGGGTTGAAGACCATTTCACAG CCCAAAATTTAAGGTGTATAGAGAGACTTTATGGGGACCATGGTGTTGACGTGAAAGAGACAATACGTAAGGATCCAGCGGCTGCACTTCCTGTAATTCTACCTCGTTTGAAGCAGAAACAAGATGAATGGACAAAATGCCGTGAAGATCTTAATTTGGCCTGGGCAGATGTGTATGAGAAATACCATTACAAATCACTTGATCACCGCAGCTTCTCTTTTAAGCAGCAAGATTCTAAGTACTTGACTCCCAAAG CGCTGGTGTCTGAAATCAAAGACCTGAAAGAGAAGTCTCAGAAAGAATCTAATGTTCCTCACTTGGAATATGAGTATTTGGACAGAAGTATTCATGAAGATCTGTTTAAACTAGTGCAATTCTCGTGTGAGGAGATATTTTCCAACAAAGAGAAGATGGGTAAAGTCCTGAGACTCTTGAACAATTTACTAGAGCTGATGCTTGGTGTAAAAACCAAGCATCAGGGTGCATCTACCACCAGTGAGGAGGCTAGTAAAGATGTTGTTACCACCAGAGTATTCTATGTGAATGACGACTTTTATGTTCTATTCAGGCTTCATCGA ATCCTTTACGAGAGAATTTCGTCTGCGAAAACATATTGCACAGGTGGTTGTGAAATGAATGGGAGAAATACAAAAGATACTGCTGCCTCACCACATCCTTATGCAAGGTAG
- the LOC103846448 gene encoding protein NRT1/ PTR FAMILY 5.8 produces MAGGDKRRGLSKSCALLIVIAGIERYAFKGVASNLVTYLTDVVKMSNSRAATTVNTWSGFTFMLPLFSAPFADSYGDRFFTILASSSLYFVGLVGLTLTAFAGSRSTTKTISIFFLYTSLSLVALGLGVLNPSLQAFGADQLDHDLDHDHEQDHEQDQEPSSENKEVKSDRKSQFFQWWYFGVCAGSLLGVTVMSYIQDTFGWVLGFAIPTGSMLLLIFLFLCGCGVYVYADQGSDLKSRPFQRIFDTIKGVVTRRSKITLENNHDLNAMELELQGKPLCNCSNTEATSTTTTKSLAGDESSKTGFSSLKTVKLFLRLLPIWTMLLMFAVIFQQPATFFTKQGMAMKRNIGPNFKIPPATLQSTITLSIILLMPLYDKVLIPMAKKISKNEKGITVMTRMGIGMFLSIIAIVIAALVERKRLKISKEMKTSPNSLEPLSIFWLLPQYILLGISDIFTVVGMQEFFYSEVPVRMRTMGFALYTSVFGVGSFVSAALISVIETYTKSRGGEHNWFADDMSEARLDNYYWLLALTSAISFLMYIVICKYFKSSSHEEDDRCDETS; encoded by the exons ATGGCTGGAGGAGATAAAAGAAGAGGACTTAGCAAATCTTGTGCCCTTCTCATAGTGATTGCCGGGATAGAGAGATATGCATTTAAAGGAGTTGCATCGAACTTAGTGACTTATTTAACTGATGTGGTAAAGATGAGCAATTCAAGAGCAGCCACGACTGTTAACACTTGGAGTGGCTTCACTTTCATGTTGCCTCTCTTCTCTGCTCCTTTCGCCGATTCTTACGGGGACAGATTCTTCACCATCCtcgcttcttcttctctataCTTTGTT GGACTAGTGGGATTGACATTGACGGCATTTGCTGGGTCACGTTCCACTACTAAAACCATATCTATTTTCTTCCTGTACACTTCACTTAGCCTCGTCGCTCTCGGCCTAGGCGTCTTAAACCCATCTCTTCAAGCATTTGGTGCTGACCAGCTTGACCACGACCTTGACCATGACCATGAACAAGACCATGAACAAGACCAAGAGCCATCCTCAGAGAACAAAGAAGTCAAATCGGACCGCAAGTCTCAGTTTTTCCAATGGTGGTACTTTGGTGTCTGCGCCGGTAGTCTTCTAGGAGTCACCGTCATGTCTTATATCCAAGACACATTTGGTTGGGTTCTCGGTTTTGCAATCCCAACCGGTTCCATGTTACTATTGATCTTCTTGTTCCTATGTGGCTGCGGAGTTTATGTCTATGCTGATCAAGGTTCAGACCTAAAATCTAGACCATTTCAAAGGATCTTTGATACGATCAAAGGAGTAGTGACGAGAAGAAGTAAGATCACTCTTGAGAACAACCATGATTTAAATGCCATGGAGCTAGA GCTGCAAGGGAAGCCTCTATGTAACTGTAGCAACACTGAAGCTACTAGCACTACTACTACAAAGAGCTTAGCTGGTGATGAAAGCAGCAAAACCGGTTTCTCCAGCCTCAAAACCGTCAAGCTATTTCTTCGGCTACTACCCATATGGACAATGCTTCTAATGTTCGCAGTCATATTCCAACAACCAGCGACATTTTTCACAAAGCAAGGTATGGCTATGAAGAGAAACATCGGACCAAACTTCAAAATCCCACCCGCAACGTTACAAAGTACAATCACCTTGTCAATAATCCTTCTCATGCCGTTATACGACAAAGTCTTGATCCCAATGGCCAAGAAGATATCGAAAAATGAAAAGGGTATTACCGTCATGACAAGAATGGGAATAGGTATGTTCCTATCCATCATTGCCATCGTTATAGCCGCGTTAGTCGAGAGAAAAAGACTAAAGATAAGCAAAGAGATGAAGACTTCACCAAACTCTTTAGAACCGTTGAGCATATTCTGGCTCTTACCTCAGTACATTCTATTGGGAATCTCGGACATTTTCACGGTTGTTGGGATGCAAGAGTTCTTCTATAGCGAGGTTCCTGTTAGAATGAGAACAATGGGGTTTGCTTTGTACACGAGTGTTTTTGGTGTGGGGAGCTTCGTGAGCGCTGCGTTGATATCGGTGATAGAGACTTACACGAAGTCAAGAGGTGGGGAACATAACTGGTTTGCGGATGATATGTCGGAAGCTAGACTTGATAACTATTATTGGCTTTTGGCTCTCACAAGCGCTATTAGCTTTTTGATGTATATTGTTATTTGCAAGTATTTTAAGAGTAGTAGTCATGAGGAAGATGATAGATGCGATGAAACTAGTTGA
- the LOC103846450 gene encoding senescence-associated carboxylesterase 101, which yields MDFSSLKGFELGKLVLSSGLLHRSWNKISELRASRAHQVQTPGLGIKIFQETKYTVVVFVAPPINITCPLNSASTLLSGTQDQNPYHFLCSEKISSFSLHTPAFQLFVSAYNNNLLHLKSKLLDLLESKEHVIITGAALGGSVASLFTLWLLETVEPTLKRPLCITFGSPLIGDAKLQQILENSLRNSCFLHVAYASQTPINTDFKPFGTFLICFDSECISIDDPEAVMELLGGTNTDQVVGLIDYGEVLDRLDQTVMEDSRLRIDDVITRMEERAEKKKLRYDQLKKLNDIKISMIYIEWYKKKSKMEKTGYYDRFKTHLASSVSPFDIDIEKRKKEVNDYWRSLVEEVEKKPQSEKSLLKTRSLFSGNNYRRMVEPLDIAEYYHNGGREYITSGRSRHYVMLEKWFKEEKIEPVRCVKRDLSDLLTFDSCFWSEVEEALMVIKSLKRQDGEREVLLRKLVRFEEYVWEMIRKREVSPEIFLEKSSFMKWWKEYKEIIKGFDSSDFTKFMNTRMYESYGQACGRLMINI from the exons ATGGATTTTTCTTCACT AAAAGGCTTTGAGCTGGGGAAGCTTGTGTTGAGCTCTGGTCTCTTACACAGATCATGGAATAAGATCTCAGAGTTACGTGCATCAAGAGCCCATCAGGTTCAAACTCCAGGTCTAGGAATCAAGATTTTCCAAGAAACCAAATACACGGTTGTTGTTTTTGTCGCACCACCGATAAACATAACCTGCCCATTAAACTCTGCTTCAACACTTCTTTCTGGGACGCAAGATCAAAACCCTTATCATTTCCTCTGCTCCGAGAAGATCTCCTCCTTCTCTCTTCACACCCCTGCTTTTCAGCTCTTTGTCTCTGCCTACAATAACAATCTCCTCCACCTCAAATCAAAG TTGCTTGATTTGCTTGAGTCAAAGGAACATGTGATCATTACCGGAGCTGCATTAGGAGGATCGGTCGCATCTCTCTTTACACTATGGCTTCTAGAAACAGTCGAGCCAACTCTAAAACGTCCACTGTGCATCACATTTGGCTCACCTCTAATCGGAGACGCTAAGCTACAACAGATTCTTGAAAACTCCTTGAGAAACTCATGTTTCCTCCACGTGGCTTATGCTTCACAAACTCCCATCAACACAGACTTCAAGCCTTTCGGAACGTTCTTGATTTGTTTCGACTCGGAATGTATATCCATCGATGACCCTGAAGCCGTCATGGAGCTATTAGGCGGTACTAATACGGACCAAGTAGTAGGTTTGATAGACTACGGCGAAGTTCTTGATCGTTTGGATCAAACGGTGATGGAGGATTCAAGATTGAGGATAGACGACGTTATAACGCGAATGGAGGAACGTgctgagaagaagaagctgcGTTACGACCAGCTCAAGAAACTAAACGACATCAAAATATCAATGATATATATAGAATGGTACAAAAAGAAAAGCAAGATGGAGAAAACCGGTTACTACGACCGGTTTAAGACGCATCTCGCGTCTAGTGTTTCACCCTTCGACATAGATATCGAGAAGCGAAAAAAAGAGGTCAACGATTACTGGAGATCATTGGttgaagaagtagagaagaagcCTCAGAGTGAAAAGTCTCTCCTCAAGACAAGGTCTCTATTCTCCGGGAACAACTACAGACGCATGGTCGAGCCGCTAGACATTGCTGAGTATTACCATAATGGTGGGAGAGAGTACATAACCTCTGGGAGGTCGAGACACTATGTTATGCTGGAGAAGTGGTTTAAGGAGGAAAAGATAGAACCGGTTAGATGCGTGAAGAGGGATTTGAGTGATCTTTTAACGTTTGATTCTTGTTTCTGGTCTGAAGTTGAGGAAGCTTTGATGGTGATCAAGTCGTTGAAAAGACAAGACGGTGAGAGAGAGGTGTTGTTGAGGAAGCTCGTGAGGTTTGAAGAGTACGTGTGGGAGATGATTAGAAAACGTGAGGTTTCGCCGGAGATTTTCTTGGAGAAGAGCAGTTTCATGAAGTGGTGGAAAGAGTACAAAGAGATCATCAAAGGCTTTGATTCTTCTGACTTCACCAAGTTTATGAACACTAGGATGTATGAGAGTTATGGTCAAGCCTGCGGAAGATTAATGATTAACATTTAA
- the LOC103846451 gene encoding gibberellin-regulated protein 14 isoform X1 produces the protein MALSLLSVFVFLQVFTNIVFAASNEESKISVPPSPSYKPSPPLVKPPTLPTTPIKPPTTTPPVKSPATPVSPTKPPVKSYPPQVKPPTSPLVKPPTYKPPTPTVKPPTKPPVQPPTYKPPTPLVKPPTIPPVKPPTAPVKPTPTTPVTTPPPVKPPVNPIPSPPVNAPPVKPPTPPAKPPTPPPVRTRLDCVPLCGTRCGQHSRQNVCMRACVTCCYRCKCVPPGTYGNKEKCGSCYANMKTRGGRPKCP, from the exons ATGGCTCTCTCACTTCTTTCTGTCTTCGTCTTTCTTCAAGTCTTTACAAAT ATTGTTTTTGCTGCTTCAAATGAAGAATCCAAG ATCTCTGTACCACCGTCTCCGTCGTACAAACCCTCACCGCCACTGGTTAAGCCACCCACACTGCCTACAACTCCGATTAAACCACCCACCACAACACCCCCAGTCAAATCTCCAGCCACTCCGGTTTCACCAACCAAACCGCCAGTTAAATCATACCCACCTCAGGTTAAACCACCCACATCACCACTTGTCAAACCACCTACGTACAAACCCCCAACGCCAACGGTTAAACCACCCACAAAACCACCGGTTCAACCGCCTACGTACAAACCCCCAACGCCACTGGTTAAGCCACCCACGATCCCACCAGTCAAACCACCTACAGCGCCAGTTAAACCAACCCCGACAACACCGGTTACGACACCACCACCGGTTAAACCACCTGTGAACCCAATCCCATCACCTCCGGTCAATGCACCACCTGTTAAACCACCGACACCTCCGGCCAAACCTCCGACACCACCTCCCGTTAGAACTCGGTTAG ATTGCGTGCCTTTATGTGGGACACGATGTGGCCAACACTCAAGGCAGAACGTATGTATGAGGGCGTGCGTCACGTGCTGCTACCGCTGCAAGTGCGTACCCCCTGGCACGTACGGTAATAAGGAAAAGTGTGGATCTTGTTACGCCAACATGAAGACACGTGGCGGCAGACCCAAGTGTCCTTAA
- the LOC103846451 gene encoding gibberellin-regulated protein 14 isoform X2, producing MALSLLSVFVFLQVFTNISVPPSPSYKPSPPLVKPPTLPTTPIKPPTTTPPVKSPATPVSPTKPPVKSYPPQVKPPTSPLVKPPTYKPPTPTVKPPTKPPVQPPTYKPPTPLVKPPTIPPVKPPTAPVKPTPTTPVTTPPPVKPPVNPIPSPPVNAPPVKPPTPPAKPPTPPPVRTRLDCVPLCGTRCGQHSRQNVCMRACVTCCYRCKCVPPGTYGNKEKCGSCYANMKTRGGRPKCP from the exons ATGGCTCTCTCACTTCTTTCTGTCTTCGTCTTTCTTCAAGTCTTTACAAAT ATCTCTGTACCACCGTCTCCGTCGTACAAACCCTCACCGCCACTGGTTAAGCCACCCACACTGCCTACAACTCCGATTAAACCACCCACCACAACACCCCCAGTCAAATCTCCAGCCACTCCGGTTTCACCAACCAAACCGCCAGTTAAATCATACCCACCTCAGGTTAAACCACCCACATCACCACTTGTCAAACCACCTACGTACAAACCCCCAACGCCAACGGTTAAACCACCCACAAAACCACCGGTTCAACCGCCTACGTACAAACCCCCAACGCCACTGGTTAAGCCACCCACGATCCCACCAGTCAAACCACCTACAGCGCCAGTTAAACCAACCCCGACAACACCGGTTACGACACCACCACCGGTTAAACCACCTGTGAACCCAATCCCATCACCTCCGGTCAATGCACCACCTGTTAAACCACCGACACCTCCGGCCAAACCTCCGACACCACCTCCCGTTAGAACTCGGTTAG ATTGCGTGCCTTTATGTGGGACACGATGTGGCCAACACTCAAGGCAGAACGTATGTATGAGGGCGTGCGTCACGTGCTGCTACCGCTGCAAGTGCGTACCCCCTGGCACGTACGGTAATAAGGAAAAGTGTGGATCTTGTTACGCCAACATGAAGACACGTGGCGGCAGACCCAAGTGTCCTTAA
- the LOC103846452 gene encoding uncharacterized protein LOC103846452, translating to MMKNGNWVVLSLIFLFLLCGLSSVSAKPPPVKIVSGLVTNVASMLWKWLWSLQTSTTTTATTKSGVSSRSMVKYESGYNIETVFDGNKLEIEPYAVEVSPSGEELIVLDSENSNIHKISMPLSRYGKPKLVSGSQEGYTGHVDGKLKEAKMNRPRGLAIDDSGNIYVADTNNMAIRKISDAGVSTIATGGRFSDDFDLIYVSSTCSLLVIDRGNQVIREIQLHDHDCSHHEPETDLHLGTALLVAAAFFGYMFALLVRRVRSLFSSFRHNNKRHVAKPNMTMAPYQRYPRPVRQPLIPPQYEPENEEGFLGSLGKLVVKTGSSVSEMMTGPRKVTPQDFHYHHPQQPNQWPVQESFAIREEDGPPALEPRSGTNQDKPYLTAQGTNQNRSYYQDCDQYQNQKKRNVNDTEANRENEIVFGAVQEQDGRREAMVIKAVDFKEAVNDQRNLRPRINYMGYSSQVY from the exons atgatgaaaaATGGAAATTGGGTGGTTCTGTCTTTAATTTTCCTGTTTCTCCTTTGTGGGTTGTCTTCAGTTTCAGCTAAGCCTCCTCCTGTTA AGATTGTAAGTGGACTTGTGACAAATGTAGCATCAATGCTGTGGAAATGGTTGTGGTCTCTTCAGACATCCACAACCACAACAGCCACCACCAAATCTG GTGTTTCTAGCCGTTCGATGGTGAAATATGAAAGTGGATATAACATAGAGACAGTGTTTGATGGAAATAAGCTTGAGATTGAACCTTATGCAGTTGAAGTTTCCCCTAGTGGAGAAGAGCTTATTGTCCTAGATTCCGAGAACAGTAACATCCACAAAATCTCCATGCCTCTTTCTAGAT ATGGTAAACCAAAGTTAGTCTCCGGTTCACAAGAAGGCTACACTGGGCACGTGGATGGAAAGCTCAAAGAAGCGAAAATGAATCGTCCTCGAGGATTAGCCATCGACGACAGTGGAAACATCTACGTTGCCGATACTAATAATATGGCCATACGCAAGATTAGCGACGCAG GAGTCTCAACCATCGCAACCGGAGGAAGATTCTCTGATGACTTTGATTTGATCTACGTCTCTTCAACCTGCTCTCTGTTAGTCATTGATCGAGGGAATCAAGTGATTAGAGAGATTCAGCTTCATGATCATGACTGTTCTCATCACGAACCGGAAACGGATCTTCATCTTG GAACCGCTCTGCTCGTTGCTGCTGCATTTTTTGGTTATATGTTTGCGTTATTAGTACGTAGAGTACGATCATTGTTCTCTTCGTTTCGTCAT AATAATAAGAGGCATGTGGCGAAACCGAACATGACAATGGCTCCATATCAACGTTATCCAAGACCGGTTAGACAGCCATTAATTCCACCTCAATATGAACCGGAAAATGAAGAAGGATTTCTCGGTTCGCTTGGAAAGCTTGTGGTGAAAACCGGTTCTTCGGTTTCCGAGATGATGACAGGACCAAGGAAAGTTACTCCCCAAGACTTCCACTACCACCATCCGCAACAGCCGAACCAGTGGCCGGTACAAGAGAGCTTTGCTATACGGGAAGAAGATGGACCACCGGCTTTAGAACCGAGATCAGGTACAAATCAGGATAAACCCTACCTTACAGCACAAGGAACAAACCAAAACCGGTCTTATTACCAAGATTGTGACCaataccaaaaccaaaagaaacGAAATGTGAACGATACTGAAGCTAACCGAGAGAACGAGATTGTATTTGGGGCAGTTCAGGAGCAAGACGGCCGCCGAGAAGCTATGGTGATCAAAGCTGTTGATTTCAAGGAAGCAGTGAACGATCAGCGAAACCTACGGCCAAGAATTAATTACATGGGATATTCTTCTCAAGTTTACTGA
- the LOC103846453 gene encoding cyclic nucleotide-gated ion channel 18 gives MNKIRSLRFLLPETITSAASNRGSVAVRYGSQVLPWRHQILDPDSNIVTYWNHVFLVTSILALFLDPFYFYAPYVGGPACLSVDVGLAATVTFFRSVADLFHLLHIFMKFRTAFVARSSRVFGRGELVRDPREIAMKYLKSDFIVDVAAMLPLPQLVIWLVIPAATNGTANHANSTLALIVLVQYIPRSFIIFPLNQRIIKTTGFIAKTAWAGAAYNLLLYILASHVLGAMWYLSSIGRQFSCWSKVCEKDHALRVLDCLPSFLDCKSLEQPERQYWQNVTQVLSHCDATSSTTNFKFGMFAEAFTTQVATTDFVSKYLYCLWWGLRNLSSYGQNITTSVYLGETLFCITICIFGLILFTLLIGNMQTSLQSMSVRVEEWRIKRRDTEEWMRHRQLPPELQERVRRFVQYKWLATRGVDEESILQSLPTDLRREIQRHLCLALVRRVPFFSQMDDQLLDAICGCLVSSLSTAGTYIFREGDPVDEMLFVIRGQIESSTTNGGRSGFFNSTTLRPGDFCGEELLTWALMPNSTLNFPSSTRSVRALSEVEAFALSAEDLKFVAHQFKRLQSKKLQHAFRYYSHQWRAWGACFVQSAWRRYKRRKLAKELSLHESSGYYYRDETGYNEEGDEENYYGSDDDDFEGERLSVDNTNNSQNLGATMLASKFAANTRRGTNQKASSSTSAGKKDGSSNSLKMPQLFKPDEPDFSMDKEDV, from the exons ATGAATAAGATCCGCTCTCTCCGCTTCCTCCTCCCCGAGACCATAACCTCCGCCGCATCCAACCGAGGATCTGTCGCCGTACGCTACGGCAGCCAAGTCCTTCCATGGCGGCATCAGATCCTGGACCCGGACAGCAACATCGTCACCTACTGGAACCACGTCTTCCTCGTCACCTCCATCCTCGCCCTCTTCCTCGACCCTTTCTATTTCTACGCTCCTTACGTCGGCGGCCCCGCGTGTCTCTCCGTCGACGTCGGACTCGCCGCGACGGTCACGTTCTTCCGCTCGGTGGCCGATCTCTTCCACCTCTTGCACATTTTCATGAAGTTCAGAACGGCCTTCGTCGCGCGGAGCTCTAGAGTTTTTGGACGCGGTGAGCTTGTTAGGGATCCGAGAGAGATCGCTATGAAGTACTTGAAGAGCGATTTCATCGTCGATGTTGCCGCTATGCTTCCTCTTCCTCAG CTTGTAATTTGGCTAGTAATTCCAGCCGCAACCAACGGGACTGCTAATCATGCCAATAGCACTCTCGCCCTTATCGTTCTCGTCCAGTACATTCCAAGATCATTCATCATATTCCCACTTAACCAAAGGATTATAAAAACAACCGGGTTCATCGCCAAGACTGCTTGGGCAGGAGCTGCATACAATCTCCTCCTCTACATCTTAGCTAGTCAC GTGTTGGGAGCAATGTGGTATCTATCATCAATTGGGCGGCAGTTCTCATGCTGGTCCAAGGTATGCGAGAAAGATCACGCCCTGAGGGTTTTGGACTGTCTCCCTAGCTTCTTGGACTGCAAGAGTCTAGAACAACCTGAGCGTCAGTATTGGCAGAATGTTACTCAGGTTCTTTCTCATTGTGACGCTACAAGCAGTACTACCAATTTCAAGTTTGGCATGTTTGCTGAAGCCTTTACCACTCAAGTTGCTACCACGGACTTCGTGTCCAAGTACTTATATTGTCTTTGGTGGGGTTTAAGAAATCTAAG ttcTTATGGCCAGAATATAACCACAAGTGTATATCTTGGCGAGACCTTGTTCTGTATTACAATATGTATTTTTGGGTTGATTCTCTTCACGCTCCTGATTGGTAACATGCAA ACATCATTACAATCCATGTCGGTAAGAGTAGAGGAATGGAGAATTAAGAGACGAGACACTGAAGAATGGATGAGACATCGTCAACTACCTCCAGAGCTTCAAGAACGTGTCCGTAGATTTGTCCAATACAAGTGGCTTGCAACTAGAGGCGTGGATGAAGAATCAATCCTCCAGTCTTTACCCACAGACTTACGCCGAGAGATCCAACGCCACCTCTGTCTCGCTCTTGTCCGCAGG GTCCCCTTCTTCTCACAAATGGACGATCAACTTCTTGACGCTATATGCGGATGCCTTGTCTCATCTTTAAGCACGGCAGGGACCTACATATTCCGTGAAGGTGATCCTGTTGATGAGATGCTCTTTGTGATTAGAGGACAAATAGAGAGCTCAACTACAAACGGAGGAAGATCTGGTTTCTTTAACTCCACTACTCTAAGACCTGGTGATTTCTGTGGAGAAGAGCTTCTTACATGGGCCTTGATGCCAAACTCTACACTCAACTTTCCGTCTTCAACCCGAAGCGTCCGTGCACTCTCTGAGGTTGAAGCATTTGCCTTAAGCGCAGAGGATCTTAAGTTTGTTGCTCATCAGTTCAAACGTCTTCAAAGCAAAAAGTTGCAACACGCTTTCAG GTACTACTCACATCAGTGGCGAGCATGGGGAGCTTGTTTTGTGCAATCCGCATGGAGAAGATACAAGCGACGAAAGCTCGCTAAAGAGCTCAGCTTGCACGAGAGTAGCGGATACTATTACAGAGATGAAACAGGATACAACGAAGAAGGCGACGAAGAAAACTACTATGGAAGCGACGACGATGATTTTGAAGGTGAGAGACTGTCTGTGGACAACACAAACAACAGCCAAAACCTTGGAGCAACAATGTTGGCGTCTAAGTTTGCAGCAAACACGAGAAGAGGCACAAATCAAAAGGCTTCAAGTAGTACTAGTGCTGGTAAGAAAGATGGATCTTCGAACAGTTTGAAAATGCCCCAACTATTTAAACCTGATGAGCCTGATTTCTCTATGGATAAAGAAGACGTTTAA
- the LOC103846454 gene encoding UDP-glycosyltransferase 90A1, which translates to MSVSPSPHHVVLFPYMSKGHTIPLLQFARLLLRHRCATSSSNDGEEPSMSITIFTTPQNKPFISNFLSDVTSSIKIISLPFPENIAGIPPGVESTDKLPSMSLYVPFTRATKSLQPLFEETLKNLPQVTFMVSDGFLWWTLDSAAKFEIPRLAFFGMNSYSSALYNSVSVHQLFTKPGNIKSDTEPVTVPDFPWIRVKKCDFVPVCTEPDQSGPEFDLLMDQLMSTGKSRGVIVNSFYELESPFVDYRLGVRGEPKPWCVGPLCLVNPPKPESDKPSWIEWLDRKREERCPVLYVAFGTQAEISNEQLKEIALGLEDSKANFLWVTRMDVGEVGFEKRVREHGMIVRDWVDQWEILSHESVKGFLSHCGWNSAQESICAGIPILAWPMMAEQPLNAKLVVEELKVGVRIETENGTPEGFVSREEVSQKVKKLMEGEMGKTARKNVKEYAEMAREALAQGTGSSWKNLSLLLEELCKIRETNDVNKLSSHD; encoded by the exons ATGTCAGTTTCACCATCACCTCATCATGTGGTTCTCTTCCCTTACATGTCAAAGGGTCACACCATCCCTCTCCTCCAATTCGCCCGTCTCCTCCTCCGTCACCGTTGTGCCACCTCCTCCTCCAACGACGGCGAAGAGCCATCCATGTCCATCACCATCTTCACCACCCCACAAAACAAACCTTTCATCTCAAACTTCCTCTCCGACGTCACATCATCCATCAAAATAATCTCCCTCCCTTTCCCGGAAAACATCGCCGGAATCCCTCCCGGAGTCGAAAGCACCGACAAGCTCCCTTCCATGTCGCTCTACGTGCCTTTCACGCGTGCAACCAAATCTCTCCAGCCTCTCTTCGAAGAAACGCTCAAGAATCTTCCGCAAGTCACGTTCATGGTCTCCGATGGATTCCTGTGGTGGACACTGGACTCCGCCGCTAAGTTCGAGATCCCGAGACTCGCCTTCTTCGGCATGAACTCGTACTCGTCGGCTCTCTACAACTCCGTCTCCGTACACCAACTCTTTACCAAACCGGGAAATATTAAATCCGATACCGAACCGGTTACCGTACCGGATTTTCCATGGATCCGGGTTAAGAAGTGCGACTTTGTCCCGGTTTGCACTGAACCGGATCAATCAGGTCCAGAGTTCGATTTACTCATGGACCAATTAATGTCTACTGGGAAGAGCCGTGGGGTTATAGTGAACAGTTTTTACGAGCTCGAGTCACCGTTCGTTGACTACCGGCTAGGTGTTAGGGGTGAGCCCAAGCCGTGGTGCGTTGGGCCTTTGTGCTTGGTAAACCCTCCTAAACCGGAAAGTGATAAACCGAGTTGGATTGAATGGTTGGACCGGAAACGAGAGGAAAGATGTCCGGTTTTGTACGTGGCCTTTGGAACGCAGGCTGAGATATCGAACGAGCAGCTCAAGGAAATAGCCTTAGGCTTGGAAGATTCCAAG GCAAACTTCTTGTGGGTCACGAGAATGGACGTGGGAGAAGTAGGGTTCGAGAAGAGAGTGAGAGAGCATGGTATGATTGTTAGAGATTGGGTGGACCAATGGGAGATACTGTCCCATGAAAGTGTGAAAGGTTTTTTAAGCCATTGCGGATGGAACTCGGCGCAAGAGAGTATATGCGCCGGGATTCCGATACTCGCTTGGCCAATGATGGCCGAGCAGCCACTCAATGCCAAGTTGGTCGTGGAGGAGTTAAAGGTCGGAGTAAGAATCGAAACAGAAAATGGAACTCCCGAAGGGTTCGTGTCAAGAGAAGAAGTCAGTCAAAAG GTTAAAAAGTTGATGGAAGGAGAGATGGGGAAGACTGCGAGAAAGAATGTGAAAGAGTATGCAGAAATGGCTAGAGAAGCTTTGGCTCAAGGGACAGGTTCGTCATGGAAGAATTTGAGTTTGCTTCTTGAAGAGTTATGTAAGATTAGAGAAACAAATGATGTTAATAAGCTGTCAAGCCATGATTAG